One genomic window of Cetobacterium sp. ZOR0034 includes the following:
- the pnp gene encoding polyribonucleotide nucleotidyltransferase, with protein MFNEVSLSLEIGGRQLTLKTGKVARQSNGAVMLQYGDTILLSTVNRSKSAREGIDFFPLTVDYVEKYYAAGKFPGGFNKRESRPSTNATLIARLIDRPIRPMFPEGFKYDVHVVNTTLSYDGVSTPDFMGIVGSSVALTVSDIPFLGPVAGVVVGMIDGEFVLNPTPEQLKVSDLDLTVAGSMDAINMVEAGAREVDEETMLKAIMFAHDNIKKLCQFQLEFAALVGKEKIEFTAPEVMPLVKNFIDTNGAAQLKEAVLTTGKKAREEAVDGLEETLFEAFVAENFGEEEVPADVVAEFAKYYHDLMKEQVRDAILYNKHRVDGRATTEIRDLAAEVEVLPIVHGSALFTRGETQALVVATLGTKEDEQLIDGLDEEYYKKFYLHYNFPPYSVGETGRMGAPGRRELGHGSLAERALSYVLPSIEDFPYTVRLVSEITESNGSSSQASICGGSLALMHAGVPIKEHVAGIAMGLIKKGDDYVVLTDIMGLEDHLGDMDFKVAGTKTGITALQMDMKIAGISEDIMRIALKQALDARLQILTLMNSTIQNTNELAPTVPRIHQMVIPKDKIAVLIGPGGKNIKGIIEATGATIDIEDDGRVAIFCQGLDVLERTITLVNGYVKDVEVGEVYTGKVVNIAKFGAFMEILPGKEGLLHVSEISLERVANVEDVLKVGDTFEVKVISTENGKISLSRKKLLQEMAAE; from the coding sequence ATGTTTAATGAAGTAAGTTTAAGCTTAGAAATAGGTGGAAGACAGTTAACGTTAAAAACTGGAAAAGTAGCAAGACAATCGAATGGTGCTGTTATGCTTCAGTATGGAGACACAATATTATTAAGTACAGTTAATAGAAGTAAAAGTGCAAGAGAAGGAATAGACTTTTTCCCTTTAACAGTTGATTATGTAGAGAAATACTATGCTGCAGGAAAATTCCCTGGAGGATTTAATAAAAGAGAATCAAGACCATCAACAAACGCAACATTAATAGCAAGATTAATAGATAGACCAATAAGACCAATGTTCCCAGAAGGATTCAAGTATGATGTACATGTTGTAAATACAACATTATCATACGATGGTGTTTCAACACCAGATTTCATGGGAATAGTTGGATCTTCAGTAGCTTTAACAGTATCTGATATTCCTTTCTTAGGACCAGTAGCTGGAGTAGTTGTAGGAATGATTGACGGAGAGTTTGTTTTAAATCCAACTCCTGAGCAATTAAAAGTGAGTGATTTAGATTTAACAGTAGCAGGAAGCATGGATGCAATAAACATGGTTGAGGCTGGAGCGAGAGAAGTAGATGAGGAAACAATGTTAAAAGCTATAATGTTTGCTCATGATAATATTAAAAAATTATGTCAATTCCAATTAGAGTTCGCAGCTCTTGTAGGAAAAGAGAAAATTGAATTTACAGCACCTGAAGTAATGCCATTAGTTAAAAACTTCATTGATACAAATGGAGCAGCTCAATTAAAAGAAGCAGTTTTAACAACTGGAAAGAAAGCTAGAGAAGAAGCTGTTGACGGATTAGAAGAAACTTTATTTGAAGCTTTCGTAGCAGAAAACTTCGGAGAAGAGGAAGTGCCAGCTGATGTAGTAGCAGAGTTCGCAAAGTACTACCATGATTTAATGAAAGAGCAAGTAAGAGATGCTATTCTTTATAACAAGCATAGAGTTGACGGAAGAGCAACTACAGAAATAAGAGATTTAGCTGCTGAAGTAGAAGTTTTACCAATCGTTCACGGATCAGCTTTATTTACAAGAGGAGAAACACAAGCTTTAGTTGTTGCAACTTTAGGAACTAAAGAGGATGAGCAACTAATTGATGGATTAGATGAAGAGTACTACAAAAAGTTCTACTTACACTATAACTTCCCTCCATACTCAGTTGGAGAAACAGGAAGAATGGGAGCTCCAGGAAGAAGAGAGTTAGGACATGGATCACTAGCTGAAAGAGCTTTAAGCTATGTATTACCTTCGATTGAAGATTTCCCATATACAGTAAGATTAGTTTCTGAAATAACTGAATCTAATGGATCATCATCTCAAGCTTCTATCTGTGGAGGATCATTAGCTTTAATGCACGCAGGAGTACCTATTAAAGAGCACGTAGCAGGAATAGCTATGGGTCTTATCAAAAAAGGTGACGACTATGTTGTATTAACAGATATCATGGGTCTAGAGGATCATCTAGGAGATATGGACTTTAAAGTTGCAGGAACAAAAACTGGAATAACAGCTTTACAAATGGATATGAAAATAGCTGGAATCTCTGAAGATATCATGAGAATTGCTTTAAAGCAAGCATTAGATGCAAGATTACAAATCTTAACTTTAATGAACTCAACTATTCAAAATACAAATGAGTTAGCACCAACAGTTCCAAGAATTCACCAAATGGTAATTCCAAAGGATAAGATAGCTGTATTAATCGGTCCTGGAGGAAAGAACATTAAAGGAATTATAGAAGCTACTGGAGCAACTATAGATATAGAAGACGATGGAAGAGTAGCAATATTCTGTCAAGGATTAGACGTTCTAGAAAGAACAATAACACTAGTAAACGGATATGTAAAAGATGTTGAAGTTGGAGAGGTTTATACTGGTAAAGTTGTAAACATAGCTAAGTTCGGAGCATTCATGGAGATATTACCTGGAAAAGAGGGATTATTACATGTATCGGAAATCTCTTTAGAAAGAGTAGCTAATGTTGAAGATGTATTAAAAGTTGGAGACACATTTGAGGTAAAAGTGATTTCTACTGAAAACGGAAAAATAAGTTTAAGTAGAAAGAAATTATTACAGGAAATGGCAGCTGAATAA
- a CDS encoding NAD(P)H-dependent glycerol-3-phosphate dehydrogenase, with product MEKVVVIGAGSWGTALGMILAKKEYEVTMWEHNKEIAEKLSLEKENKRLLPGVKFPEKLKVTSEIDGLLTGVKYIIFSVPSQVLRGVMAKISPQIEEGMILINTAKGIEVSSGETLSHVMKDEIKGKYHKNIVILSGPTHAEEVAQELPTTIVAAGELENAKKVQELFNTENFRVYVSEDIAGVELGGAVKNCLAIGAGIADGLGYGDNAKAALITRGIAEMIRFGKVMGADERTFSGLTGIGDLVVTCASQHSRNRYVGERLGKGEHIDDILKSMVMVAEGVPTVKAVYAKKLQLGISMPIVEAIYGIIYEGADTKEKVKELMTRELKEEFY from the coding sequence ATGGAAAAAGTAGTTGTAATTGGAGCAGGAAGCTGGGGAACAGCTTTAGGAATGATTTTGGCAAAAAAGGAATATGAAGTTACAATGTGGGAGCACAACAAAGAGATTGCCGAAAAATTATCTTTAGAAAAAGAGAATAAAAGGTTGCTTCCAGGAGTTAAGTTTCCAGAAAAATTAAAGGTAACTTCAGAAATTGATGGACTTTTAACTGGTGTTAAATACATTATTTTTTCTGTTCCTTCACAAGTTTTAAGAGGAGTTATGGCAAAAATATCTCCACAAATTGAAGAGGGAATGATTTTAATAAATACGGCGAAAGGGATAGAGGTTTCTAGTGGAGAAACACTGTCGCACGTAATGAAGGATGAGATAAAAGGTAAATATCATAAAAATATAGTTATTTTATCGGGACCAACTCATGCTGAAGAGGTTGCACAAGAGTTACCAACAACAATAGTTGCAGCAGGAGAACTAGAGAATGCAAAAAAAGTTCAAGAGTTATTCAATACTGAGAACTTCAGAGTTTATGTAAGTGAAGATATAGCTGGAGTTGAACTTGGAGGAGCTGTTAAAAACTGTTTAGCAATTGGAGCTGGAATAGCAGATGGATTAGGCTATGGTGACAATGCAAAGGCAGCACTTATAACAAGAGGAATAGCAGAGATGATCAGATTTGGAAAGGTTATGGGAGCAGATGAGCGAACATTTTCAGGTTTAACTGGGATTGGGGACCTAGTTGTAACTTGTGCTAGTCAGCATAGTAGAAATAGATATGTTGGAGAGAGACTTGGAAAAGGAGAACATATAGATGATATTTTAAAGAGTATGGTTATGGTAGCAGAAGGTGTTCCAACAGTTAAAGCTGTATACGCAAAAAAGCTTCAACTAGGAATAAGCATGCCTATTGTCGAAGCAATTTATGGTATTATTTATGAAGGGGCAGATACAAAAGAGAAGGTTAAAGAGTTAATGACAAGGGAATTAAAAGAGGAGTTTTATTAA
- the pgsA gene encoding CDP-diacylglycerol--glycerol-3-phosphate 3-phosphatidyltransferase yields the protein MNLPNKLTAIRLILAIPFIYFLQESANVSQSNLYRLIAFGIFIFASLTDWLDGYIARKYNLITDLGKIMDPLADKILVISALVIFVKLDYIPSWMSIVVIAREFLISGIRTIAAAKGEVIPAGILGKYKTTTQMIVIIVMLFFGLGNTPEKTQLYKVIYFYATLVPVILTIWSGWEYSVKAKHYFLGEE from the coding sequence TTGAATTTGCCAAATAAACTTACAGCAATTAGATTAATATTAGCAATACCTTTTATATACTTTTTACAAGAATCGGCCAATGTTTCACAGAGTAATTTATACAGATTGATAGCATTTGGAATATTCATATTTGCATCATTAACAGACTGGTTAGATGGATATATAGCTAGAAAATATAATTTAATAACTGATTTAGGAAAAATAATGGATCCACTGGCAGATAAGATACTTGTTATTTCAGCATTAGTTATTTTTGTTAAGTTGGATTATATTCCTTCTTGGATGTCTATTGTTGTAATAGCTAGAGAGTTTTTAATAAGTGGAATAAGAACTATAGCTGCAGCAAAAGGAGAAGTGATTCCTGCTGGAATTTTAGGAAAATATAAAACAACAACTCAAATGATTGTTATCATAGTAATGTTATTCTTTGGTTTAGGAAATACTCCTGAAAAAACACAATTGTATAAAGTGATATATTTCTACGCGACACTAGTTCCAGTTATTTTAACAATCTGGTCTGGATGGGAATATTCAGTGAAAGCAAAGCATTATTTTTTAGGAGAGGAATAA
- a CDS encoding YggT family protein has product MGLIYRLINLAFEIMNILILIRIVISWLAPYSRNDFTNLVYALTEPILKPFRTLIPMGNVRVDLSPLLAYFALKILRYIIFYLL; this is encoded by the coding sequence ATGGGGTTAATTTATAGGTTAATAAACTTAGCTTTTGAAATTATGAATATACTTATATTAATAAGAATAGTAATCTCTTGGCTAGCACCATACTCAAGAAATGATTTTACAAATCTTGTTTATGCTTTGACTGAGCCAATCTTAAAACCTTTTAGAACTTTAATACCAATGGGAAATGTTAGAGTAGATTTATCACCATTATTGGCTTATTTTGCTTTGAAGATTCTAAGATATATTATTTTTTATTTATTATAA
- a CDS encoding FtsW/RodA/SpoVE family cell cycle protein, whose amino-acid sequence ERTTVNRVVAGSSPARSAIFLFFVKDKIEGENSMGNTTGQFFQENLEKAKEKKRQKINRLKQRRFSIFLIAIILMVLSSINMVSAAFYMKPENIKKHFLYILIFFIIYLFLGNIGKIKKYNLTYKILSERKVNGIVFLTSIVILLGMYIGGKMGLSFIPKINGAYGWINLGPVSIQPAEILKCAFVINMANCLARAEDNDLSESVTIINSLIYLSVYGVLILAQKDMGTVIHYFSIWVFMIFMSKLKDKWILRVGTAGITLGITGLAAVYKFASEEGASYKIMRIKSYIDGLFFGNYSDDYGYQVKQSVYAFGSGGFFGKGYANGVQKYSYLPEIHTDFIMATFGEEFGIIGMFVVIGLFFALYHLIIITGRESKNYFGKYLAMGIGAQIITQVIINIFVAVGLFPVFGLPMPFFSYGGSAMVTMGIALSLIHSINIDVDI is encoded by the coding sequence AGAGCGCACGACTGTTAATCGTGTTGTCGCTGGTTCGAGCCCAGCAAGAAGCGCCATTTTTTTATTTTTTGTAAAAGATAAAATTGAAGGAGAGAATTCTATGGGAAATACTACAGGGCAATTTTTTCAAGAAAATTTAGAAAAAGCAAAAGAAAAGAAAAGACAAAAAATTAATAGATTAAAACAAAGAAGGTTTTCAATTTTTCTAATAGCGATTATATTAATGGTACTAAGTTCAATAAATATGGTTAGTGCAGCATTTTATATGAAGCCAGAAAATATAAAAAAACATTTTTTGTATATTTTAATATTTTTTATAATCTATTTATTTCTTGGAAACATAGGTAAGATAAAAAAATATAATTTGACATATAAAATTTTAAGTGAAAGAAAAGTAAATGGAATAGTTTTTTTAACAAGTATAGTCATTTTATTAGGAATGTATATAGGTGGAAAGATGGGGTTGTCATTTATTCCAAAAATAAATGGAGCTTATGGATGGATAAATTTGGGACCAGTATCAATTCAACCAGCAGAGATACTAAAATGTGCTTTTGTAATAAATATGGCAAATTGCTTAGCTAGAGCAGAGGATAATGATTTATCTGAAAGTGTTACAATCATAAATTCGTTGATATATCTATCAGTATACGGAGTTCTAATCTTAGCTCAAAAAGATATGGGAACAGTGATACATTATTTTTCAATTTGGGTATTTATGATTTTTATGAGTAAATTAAAAGATAAATGGATTTTAAGGGTTGGAACTGCGGGGATTACTTTAGGAATAACTGGTCTTGCTGCAGTATATAAGTTTGCCTCAGAAGAGGGAGCATCGTACAAGATAATGAGAATAAAAAGTTATATAGATGGACTTTTCTTTGGTAATTATTCAGATGACTATGGGTATCAAGTGAAACAATCCGTATATGCCTTTGGGAGTGGTGGCTTCTTTGGAAAAGGATATGCGAATGGTGTTCAAAAATACAGTTATCTTCCGGAGATACACACAGATTTCATAATGGCAACTTTTGGAGAAGAATTTGGAATTATTGGAATGTTTGTTGTAATAGGGTTATTTTTCGCACTATACCATTTAATAATAATTACAGGAAGAGAGAGTAAAAATTATTTTGGAAAATATTTAGCTATGGGAATTGGAGCACAAATAATAACACAAGTAATAATAAATATATTTGTGGCTGTGGGGTTATTTCCTGTGTTTGGATTGCCAATGCCATTCTTTAGTTACGGAGGAAGTGCGATGGTAACTATGGGGATTGCTCTTAGTTTAATTCATAGTATAAATATTGATGTAGATATTTAA
- a CDS encoding RNA polymerase sigma factor RpoD/SigA, with protein MTEKDLVSFYLDDIKEYEVLDKDEEVSLLKRAKNGDIEARERLILCNLRLVVNVAKKYGNKGMGFIDLISEGNFGLIHAIEKFDVEKGYRFSTYAVWWIKQAISKAIISKGREIRIPSYKHDLLNKINKFIMDAVMLKGDYPSIYDISDGLGINLEKVQDLMVEFQETVSLSSPIGEDIYLEDTIASETHSDLEDTIIRDISAEQINEILNKLNEREKQILKLRFGFDGNQIHTLEDIGQSFSITRERVRQIEQKTLEKLRIRYSDLLKGNYYY; from the coding sequence ATGACAGAAAAAGATTTAGTTTCGTTTTATCTAGATGATATAAAAGAGTATGAAGTGTTAGACAAAGATGAAGAGGTCTCTCTATTAAAAAGAGCTAAAAATGGGGATATTGAGGCTAGAGAAAGATTGATTTTATGTAATTTGAGATTAGTAGTAAATGTTGCTAAAAAATATGGAAATAAAGGAATGGGGTTTATCGATCTAATAAGTGAAGGAAATTTTGGCTTAATACATGCTATTGAAAAATTTGATGTAGAAAAGGGCTATAGATTTTCAACATATGCTGTTTGGTGGATAAAACAAGCTATCAGCAAAGCTATTATAAGTAAAGGACGAGAGATAAGAATACCATCTTATAAACACGATTTATTAAATAAGATAAATAAATTTATAATGGATGCTGTTATGCTAAAGGGGGATTACCCAAGTATATATGACATTTCAGATGGATTAGGTATAAATTTAGAAAAAGTTCAGGATTTAATGGTTGAATTCCAAGAGACGGTATCTTTAAGTTCGCCGATAGGTGAAGATATTTATTTAGAGGATACAATAGCTAGTGAAACACATAGTGACTTAGAGGATACTATTATAAGAGATATAAGTGCAGAGCAGATAAATGAGATTTTAAATAAACTTAATGAACGTGAAAAACAAATTTTAAAACTTAGATTTGGATTTGATGGAAATCAAATTCATACATTAGAAGATATCGGTCAAAGTTTTAGTATAACGAGAGAGCGAGTAAGACAAATCGAACAAAAAACATTGGAAAAATTAAGAATACGTTATAGTGACTTACTGAAAGGAAACTATTACTATTAA
- the rsmH gene encoding 16S rRNA (cytosine(1402)-N(4))-methyltransferase RsmH, protein MHEIESEYHIPVLYYETLETLITNKDGVYVDCTLGGGGHSEGILKEISDKGRLISIDQDDQAIEFAKKRLEKYGKKWSVFKSNFENIEKVLYMAGADKVTGVLMDIGVSSTQLDDPERGFSYRYDTRLDMRMNRSDALSAYEVVNEYEESELTRIFFEYGEDRFARKVARLICERRQEKAIETTGELVEIIRKAYPPRSEKHPAKKVFQAIRIEVNRELEVLKNAITKSFDNLEKGGRLAIITFHSLEDRIVKNMFRDLCTGCKCPIELPICVCNEKPKGKLVNRKPITSGKDELQFNNRAHSAKLRVIEKL, encoded by the coding sequence ATGCACGAAATAGAAAGTGAATACCACATACCGGTATTGTATTACGAGACGTTAGAAACATTAATAACAAATAAAGATGGAGTATATGTTGACTGTACTTTAGGAGGAGGAGGACACTCTGAAGGTATATTAAAAGAGATTAGTGATAAAGGAAGACTTATCTCAATAGATCAAGATGATCAGGCGATAGAGTTCGCTAAAAAAAGACTTGAAAAATATGGAAAGAAATGGTCTGTATTTAAAAGTAATTTTGAAAACATAGAGAAAGTACTTTATATGGCTGGGGCTGATAAAGTTACTGGAGTACTTATGGATATAGGTGTTTCATCAACACAATTAGATGATCCAGAAAGAGGATTCTCTTATAGATATGATACAAGATTAGATATGAGAATGAACAGAAGTGATGCCTTATCAGCTTATGAAGTTGTAAATGAATATGAAGAATCAGAACTTACAAGAATCTTCTTTGAATATGGAGAGGACAGATTTGCTAGAAAAGTTGCTAGACTTATATGCGAGAGAAGACAAGAAAAAGCTATTGAAACAACTGGAGAGCTTGTAGAAATAATAAGAAAAGCTTATCCTCCAAGAAGTGAGAAGCATCCAGCTAAAAAAGTATTCCAAGCTATAAGAATAGAGGTAAACAGGGAGTTAGAAGTTTTAAAAAATGCAATAACTAAATCATTTGATAATTTAGAAAAAGGTGGGCGTTTAGCAATAATAACTTTCCATTCATTAGAGGATAGAATAGTAAAAAATATGTTTAGAGATTTGTGCACTGGATGTAAGTGCCCAATTGAATTACCAATTTGTGTTTGTAACGAAAAACCAAAAGGAAAATTGGTGAATAGAAAACCGATAACTTCAGGAAAAGATGAGTTACAGTTTAACAATAGAGCACACTCGGCAAAATTAAGAGTTATAGAAAAACTATAA
- the plsY gene encoding glycerol-3-phosphate 1-O-acyltransferase PlsY, translating into MEKFLIFAVVAYVFGSLPCGVWLGKATKNIDIREHGSKNSGATNAYRILGPKYGIMVLILDALKGYLPLYLASSFGVDGIHIILLGLVAILGHTFSFFLHFKGGKGVATSLGVFLFLMPKVVGILVLIFILIVGISKYISLGSVVCAGLLPVLAYFFPVRDASTRMPLVIISLVVGIFVIYKHKANIQRLMDGKENKFNLK; encoded by the coding sequence ATGGAGAAGTTTTTAATATTTGCAGTAGTTGCATATGTATTTGGTTCATTACCTTGTGGGGTTTGGCTTGGAAAAGCTACAAAGAATATTGATATAAGAGAGCACGGAAGTAAAAACTCTGGGGCAACAAATGCATATAGAATTTTAGGTCCAAAGTATGGTATAATGGTTCTAATATTAGATGCTTTAAAAGGTTATCTTCCATTATACTTAGCTAGTAGCTTCGGTGTAGATGGAATCCATATAATATTATTAGGGTTAGTAGCAATATTAGGACATACGTTTTCGTTCTTTTTACATTTTAAAGGTGGAAAAGGTGTTGCTACAAGTTTAGGAGTTTTTCTTTTCTTAATGCCAAAAGTAGTTGGAATACTTGTATTGATATTCATATTAATAGTTGGAATTAGTAAATATATCTCTTTGGGATCGGTTGTATGTGCAGGGTTGCTACCAGTACTAGCATATTTTTTCCCGGTTAGAGATGCGTCTACAAGAATGCCACTAGTAATAATATCATTAGTAGTAGGAATATTTGTGATATATAAGCACAAAGCTAATATTCAAAGACTTATGGATGGAAAAGAAAATAAATTTAATTTAAAGTAA
- the rimO gene encoding 30S ribosomal protein S12 methylthiotransferase RimO — translation MKLGLISLGCSKNLVDSEHLIGLMVARKGFEITNDLELADVVLVNTCGFIGDAKEESIQAILEVAEKKATGNVKKIIVAGCLAQRYADELIAEIPEIDAVVGTGEIHKIEEIVDTILADEKIIRCETFDFLANAGTERILTTNPHTAYLKIAEGCNRRCTYCIIPQLRGNLRSRTIEDIVEEAKALAANGVREINLLAQETTEYGIDLYKKKALPDLIKELVKVEGIEWVRSYYMFPNSLTDELVEVIKNEPKVCKYFDIPIQHISGNILQNMARAKSGDHIKSILNKIRTEIPEATIRTTVIVGFPGETEENFEELKDFVREFQFDYVGVFKYSREEGTVAHDLADQVPEEIKERRWAELTNLQAEIAEIKNRSMIGKVVEVMIDGVSTESEFMLEGRTRGQALDIDGKVLTNDGTAKQGEIVKVKIEQNFEYDYIGAIVENEVK, via the coding sequence ATGAAATTAGGTTTAATAAGTTTAGGTTGTAGTAAAAACTTAGTTGACAGTGAGCACTTAATTGGGCTTATGGTAGCTAGAAAAGGATTTGAAATAACAAATGATTTAGAGTTAGCAGATGTTGTGCTTGTAAATACGTGTGGATTTATAGGAGATGCTAAGGAAGAATCAATTCAAGCTATATTAGAAGTTGCTGAGAAAAAAGCTACAGGAAATGTAAAAAAAATAATTGTTGCGGGATGTTTAGCACAAAGATATGCAGACGAATTAATAGCTGAAATTCCTGAGATAGATGCAGTTGTAGGAACTGGTGAAATTCATAAAATTGAAGAGATTGTAGATACAATATTAGCAGATGAAAAAATAATCAGATGTGAAACTTTTGATTTCTTAGCAAACGCAGGAACTGAAAGAATATTGACTACAAATCCGCATACAGCTTATTTAAAAATAGCTGAAGGATGTAACAGAAGATGTACTTACTGTATAATTCCACAATTGAGAGGAAACTTAAGAAGTAGAACGATTGAGGATATAGTGGAAGAGGCTAAAGCATTAGCAGCAAATGGTGTAAGAGAGATAAACTTATTAGCTCAAGAAACGACAGAATACGGAATTGATTTATATAAAAAGAAAGCTCTTCCAGATTTAATAAAAGAGTTAGTAAAAGTTGAAGGAATCGAATGGGTAAGATCATATTACATGTTCCCTAACTCTTTAACAGATGAATTAGTAGAAGTTATAAAAAATGAACCAAAAGTATGTAAATACTTTGACATACCAATTCAACATATATCTGGAAATATTTTACAAAATATGGCTAGAGCTAAGTCAGGAGATCATATAAAGTCGATTTTAAATAAAATTAGAACAGAGATTCCTGAAGCAACAATCAGAACAACAGTAATAGTTGGATTCCCTGGAGAAACAGAAGAAAACTTCGAAGAGTTAAAAGATTTCGTAAGAGAGTTCCAATTTGATTATGTTGGAGTATTTAAATATTCTAGAGAAGAGGGAACTGTTGCTCATGATTTAGCAGATCAAGTACCAGAAGAGATCAAAGAAAGAAGATGGGCAGAGTTAACAAACTTACAAGCAGAAATAGCTGAAATCAAAAATAGATCAATGATAGGGAAAGTTGTTGAAGTTATGATTGATGGAGTATCTACAGAGAGTGAATTCATGTTAGAGGGAAGAACAAGAGGTCAAGCTTTAGATATTGATGGAAAAGTTTTAACAAACGATGGAACAGCTAAGCAAGGAGAAATCGTAAAAGTAAAAATAGAACAAAATTTTGAATATGACTATATAGGGGCAATTGTAGAAAACGAAGTTAAGTAG
- the rlmD gene encoding 23S rRNA (uracil(1939)-C(5))-methyltransferase RlmD gives MKLEKGQIIEIKIEKIVYGGEGLGYYNGEFAMFVPMSVPGDVVKAEIISLKKSYGRALIVEIITAGAERIQNLNCITFEDFQGCDFGMLNYSAQVKYKKDMVEDVVRRIGKNNDITVEETLESPIEKNYRNKVVEPFSLNGKEIITGFFKRKSHDVFQVEDNMLNSVLGNKIITELKTILNNSKVSVYDEKKHSGVLRHIMVRTNSFNEAMVVLVVNDTKVTETIKNILKELMGKISEIASVYVSLNDRKTNVAIGNKNILVYGEKTIKEDISGIHFNISPTSFFQINLEQTRRLYELAISMFENIENKRIVDAYAGTGTIGMILSKKAKQVYSIEIIESAVKDGIKTAKENNISNVEFICGDVNKELGKLIKVEAVDSIILDPPRKGIDEESLLNIAKVGIKEIIYISCNPSTFARDVEILEREGYQLVRVKPVDMFPQTSHIEVVGRLVKK, from the coding sequence ATGAAATTAGAAAAAGGTCAAATAATTGAAATAAAAATAGAAAAAATTGTTTATGGTGGAGAAGGATTAGGATATTATAATGGTGAATTTGCTATGTTTGTTCCTATGTCTGTACCTGGAGATGTTGTTAAAGCAGAAATAATATCTTTAAAGAAGAGTTATGGGAGAGCTTTAATAGTTGAGATTATAACTGCAGGAGCTGAAAGAATTCAAAATTTGAATTGTATAACATTTGAAGATTTTCAAGGTTGTGATTTTGGAATGTTAAATTACTCAGCTCAAGTAAAATATAAAAAAGACATGGTTGAGGATGTAGTTAGAAGAATAGGTAAAAACAATGATATTACAGTTGAAGAAACATTGGAATCACCTATTGAAAAAAACTATAGAAATAAAGTTGTAGAACCATTCTCTTTGAACGGCAAAGAGATTATAACAGGATTTTTTAAAAGAAAAAGCCATGATGTATTCCAAGTTGAAGATAATATGCTAAACTCTGTTTTAGGAAATAAAATAATTACTGAATTAAAAACAATATTGAATAATTCAAAAGTAAGTGTTTATGACGAGAAAAAACACAGTGGAGTATTAAGACATATAATGGTGAGAACTAACTCTTTTAATGAGGCGATGGTCGTTCTTGTTGTGAATGATACTAAAGTAACTGAAACTATAAAAAACATTTTGAAAGAGTTAATGGGTAAAATATCTGAAATAGCATCGGTTTATGTATCTTTAAATGACAGAAAAACAAATGTAGCTATAGGAAATAAAAATATTCTTGTATATGGAGAGAAAACAATAAAAGAGGATATATCAGGAATTCATTTTAATATATCACCAACTTCTTTCTTCCAAATAAACTTAGAACAAACAAGAAGATTGTACGAGTTGGCAATTAGTATGTTTGAAAATATTGAAAATAAAAGAATAGTAGATGCTTATGCTGGAACAGGAACGATAGGAATGATTCTATCTAAAAAAGCAAAACAAGTTTATTCAATTGAAATTATCGAGTCGGCAGTAAAAGATGGAATAAAAACTGCTAAAGAAAATAATATAAGTAATGTTGAATTTATATGTGGGGATGTAAATAAAGAACTAGGAAAACTAATAAAAGTTGAAGCTGTAGATTCAATAATATTAGACCCTCCTAGAAAAGGAATTGATGAAGAAAGTCTTTTAAATATAGCTAAAGTTGGCATAAAGGAGATTATATACATATCTTGTAACCCATCAACTTTTGCAAGAGATGTAGAAATTTTAGAAAGAGAGGGATATCAGTTGGTTAGAGTCAAACCTGTAGATATGTTCCCTCAAACAAGTCATATAGAAGTAGTGGGAAGATTAGTTAAAAAATAG